In Sander lucioperca isolate FBNREF2018 chromosome 12, SLUC_FBN_1.2, whole genome shotgun sequence, one DNA window encodes the following:
- the si:dkeyp-110g5.4 gene encoding histone-lysine N-methyltransferase SETD1B has protein sequence MDLLGKVEIYIPVDAEVKSFPMWGLPKSVLKRIGLPLSDSEGSGTLTDSPEGICICPAIIRRKGQKLVSHTGNGGTENASLLHTEFRSGQMSFVCPNRTAYKVLKDTVPGKKVSAHTSHTSQLPQGSAPDKYKDAVVIYHGHVYLSTRRSNHSRSQRETREPKPSSHSTIPKRLKKRRSPQARHDPADKELQRKKLRVTLPQTSIKPLQDLLTKTDNHSTTDQELLHDNTPKNPPTACKVTHGEHEKDVFTHKKVDVSSSTAAYSTADGEQAAAEEAADAEPAWFQPPEEEEEEEEEEEQEANDDGAERELPDLDDEEAKADYLQIEKVLDIVESSSWIERESRGAARTSTSLQEEYDFKELAEEEKIARMTAKLRQSEAALLIMTAQSK, from the exons ATGGATCTCCTTGGAAAAGTGGAAATCTACATCCCAGTGGACGCTGAGGTGAAAAGCTTCCCTATGTGGGGTTTACCTAAATCAGTGCTTAAACGAATTGGCCTCCCCCTGTCTGACTCTGAGGGCTCTGGGACGCTCACAGACTCTCCAGAAGGCATATGTATTTGTCCAGCAATCATACGGAGGAAAGGCCAGAAACTTGTCTCCCACACAGGAAACGGTGGGACAGAAAACGCATCGCTGCTGCACACAGAGTTTCGGTCCGGACAAATGTCCTTTGTCTGCCCCAACCGCACAGCTTACAAGGTGCTGAAGGACACCGTGCCTGGGAAAAAGGTCTCTGCACACACATCTCACACCTCCCAGTTACCTCAGGGCTCGGCCCCGGATAAGTACAAAGATGCTGTCGTCATCTACCATGGACATGTTTACCTGTCCACCAGGAGGTCCAATCATAGCCGGAGTCAACGAGAGACACGTGAACCAAAGCCATCTTCCCACTCTACCATTCCTAAACGCCTAAAGAAG CGGCGGTCTCCTCAGGCTCGCCATGATCCTGCAGACAAAGAACTACAAAGGAAGAAATTGCGTGTCACTTTGCCCCAAACCTCCATAAAACCGCTACAGGATCTTCTCACCAAAACAGATAATCACTCCACCACGGACCAG GAGCTGCTACATGACAACACGCCCAAAAACCCCCCCACCGCGTGTAAAGTAACACACGGTGAACACGAGAAGGATGTTTTTACGCACAAGAAAGTTGATGTGTCGTCATCCACAGCTGCGTATTCGACTGCTGATGGAGAGCAGGCAGCGGCGGAGGAAGCAGCCGACGCAGAGCCAGCATGGTTTCAGCctccggaggaggaggaggaggaggaggaggaggaggagcaggaggccaACGATGACGGGGCTGAACGTGAGCTACCGGACCTGGACGATGAAGAAGCTAAAGCTGACTATCTACAAATTGAAAAAGTTCTTGATATTGTGGAGAGTAGCAGCTGGATCGAGAGAGAGTCTCGGGGTGCAGCTCGCACCTCCACATCGCTACAGGAGGAGTACGACTTTAAGGAGCTGGCGGAGGAGGAGAAGATCGCTAGAATGACGGCCAAACTCAGACAGAGCGAAGCTGCCCTCCTTATAATGACAGCTCAGTCCAAGTGA
- the igf3 gene encoding insulin-like growth factor 3 — protein sequence MHSSCCPSATPHTLKVLCVRMCMFYSTMCLAGWPLSSEAARLRCGTDLLSDLIFVCGDRGIYLGKGSWSGYGSRPRGKGIVDQCCRPSGCELQHLEMYCAKPKSQQQTTAYPTTTTTTTTTAPPTTAQLDTAQQFQALFQKRLSENLGAPDSPKRDAYRKKTQPSLRQKSKGSPSRKRIKTRSPTNITPLTSGSSLQTMTTFES from the exons ATGCACTCCTCTTGCTGCCCTTCTGCCACTCCACACACACTGAAG GTGTTGTGTGTTCGGATGTGTATGTTCTACTCCACCATGTGTCTGGCAGGCTGGCCGCTGTCCTCAGAGGCAGCCAGACTCCGCTGTGGGACTGATCTCCTCAGTGATCTCATATTTGTGTGTGGAGATCGTGGAATCTATTTAG GTAAAGGTTCGTGGTCTGGTTACGGTTCTCGGCCCAGAGGGAAAGGAATAGTGGACCAGTGctgtcggccgtctggttgtgAACTTCAGCATCTGGAGATGTACTGTGCCAAACCAAAGAGCCAGCAGCAAACCACAGCTtacccaacaacaacaacaaccaccaccaccacagcaCCTCCGACCACAGCACAGCTAGACACG GCTCAGCAGTTCCAAGCATTGTTTCAGAAAAGACTTTCTGAGAACCTGGGGGCCCCCGACAGTCCAAAGAGGGACGCTTACAGAAAGAAGACTCAGCCTTCCCTCCGACAGAAAAGCAAAGGTTCACCGTCACGCAAGAGGATTAAAACACGGAGCCCAACCAACATAACACCGTTAACCTCCGGGAGTTCCCTTCAAACAATGACGACGTTTGAATCATGA